From Desulfovibrio legallii, one genomic window encodes:
- a CDS encoding phosphodiester glycosidase family protein has product MTTKKIPAAGAASAGGPPRAGGRHGRRAFGLAAGLCCAALWAWIAVGLARALPDDAAPPAFAAPAAPGPARSAAPEPDSGRAASAAPALPPEAATAPAAPALPTAPPAAGAGAAAAIRDAGAVPFFAPAPAASLAPESPASPAEGLGVAPSDGAAAPGGQGGPPQGGVDSAGRAAWRELEPGLLFGEFQLHESEALLTALRIDPQRFDFVLCARSLDGGPPRALSQWGEQYNLAAAINASMYLPDGLTSTGYMREGAHVNNGRLVQRFGAFFVAGPDNDALPRATILDKDAPDWQDQLNHYRLVVQNYRMTSADRRILWSPGGPLYSISAVAVDGDGQILFLHCRQPVEAYAFAQQLLHLPLNVRTVMYVEGGGQAGLLVRSPALTRELAGKSAAGLLVTGDLRALLPNVLGARRR; this is encoded by the coding sequence ATGACAACAAAAAAGATTCCAGCAGCAGGTGCGGCTTCGGCCGGGGGGCCTCCCCGCGCGGGAGGGCGGCATGGGCGGCGGGCCTTCGGGCTCGCGGCCGGGCTGTGCTGCGCCGCGCTGTGGGCCTGGATTGCCGTGGGCCTTGCCCGCGCCCTGCCGGACGATGCCGCGCCCCCGGCGTTTGCTGCGCCCGCTGCCCCCGGCCCGGCCCGCAGCGCCGCTCCGGAGCCCGATTCAGGGCGCGCCGCATCCGCTGCGCCGGCCCTGCCGCCGGAGGCGGCAACCGCCCCGGCCGCGCCAGCCCTTCCGACGGCCCCGCCCGCTGCCGGGGCTGGTGCCGCAGCTGCGATCCGGGACGCGGGGGCTGTGCCGTTTTTCGCCCCCGCGCCAGCCGCAAGCCTTGCCCCGGAAAGCCCGGCCTCCCCGGCCGAAGGCCTGGGCGTTGCCCCTTCCGATGGCGCGGCCGCGCCCGGCGGGCAGGGCGGACCGCCCCAGGGCGGGGTGGACAGCGCGGGCCGCGCCGCCTGGCGGGAACTGGAGCCGGGTTTGCTGTTCGGCGAATTTCAGCTCCACGAGAGCGAAGCCCTGCTCACGGCCCTGCGCATTGATCCCCAACGCTTTGATTTTGTCCTCTGCGCGCGCTCGCTGGACGGCGGCCCGCCGCGGGCCCTGAGCCAGTGGGGCGAGCAGTACAACCTTGCCGCCGCCATCAACGCCAGCATGTACCTGCCCGACGGGCTGACCAGCACGGGCTATATGCGGGAGGGCGCGCACGTCAATAACGGCCGCCTGGTGCAGCGCTTCGGGGCCTTTTTTGTGGCCGGCCCCGATAACGACGCTCTGCCGCGGGCCACTATCCTGGATAAGGACGCCCCCGACTGGCAGGACCAGCTCAACCACTACCGCCTGGTGGTGCAGAACTACCGCATGACCAGCGCGGACCGGCGCATCCTCTGGTCGCCTGGGGGGCCGCTCTACTCCATTTCGGCCGTGGCCGTGGACGGGGACGGGCAGATCCTTTTTCTGCACTGCCGTCAGCCCGTGGAGGCCTACGCCTTTGCCCAGCAATTGCTGCACCTACCCCTTAATGTGCGCACGGTCATGTATGTGGAAGGCGGCGGCCAGGCCGGGCTGCTGGTGCGCTCTCCGGCGTTGACCAGAGAGCTTGCGGGCAAAAGCGCCGCGGGCCTGCTGGTGACCGGCGACCTGCGGGCCCTGCTGCCCAACGTCCTGGGCGCGCGCCGCCGCTGA
- a CDS encoding methylenetetrahydrofolate reductase: MNIGRKIRAVGAPFCSLEFFPPADAAQLPAFYATVERLRALDPLFVSVTYGAGGARQQNTLTVTAELARRGFTAMAHLTCVGAEPESIAGFLQALRAAGVDNVLALRGDPPANRPEDKPWDWSRAHFHHAADLVAFARQREPGMGIGVAAYPAPHPESPSFAEDRRRTAEKLRAGADFALTQLFFDAREYEDLVARLRAQGIAIPIVPGILPIQSFDSLRRVLALCGANIPGKLYLDLEAADARGGAQAVREVGLAFAVRQIRRLLESGAPGVHLYTLNKADLCLRLAQETGLSHDKACAPSS; the protein is encoded by the coding sequence ATGAACATTGGCCGCAAGATCCGCGCCGTTGGCGCGCCCTTTTGCTCCCTGGAATTTTTCCCGCCTGCCGATGCGGCCCAGCTGCCGGCGTTTTACGCCACAGTGGAGCGGCTGCGCGCGCTGGACCCCCTCTTTGTTTCCGTGACCTACGGCGCGGGCGGGGCCCGACAGCAGAACACCCTGACCGTCACCGCGGAGCTGGCCCGCCGGGGTTTCACGGCTATGGCCCACCTCACCTGCGTGGGGGCGGAGCCGGAATCCATTGCGGGCTTTCTGCAGGCCCTGCGCGCCGCCGGGGTGGACAATGTGCTGGCCCTGCGCGGTGATCCGCCCGCGAACCGGCCTGAGGACAAGCCCTGGGACTGGAGCCGGGCGCATTTTCACCACGCTGCGGATCTAGTGGCCTTTGCCCGCCAGCGCGAGCCCGGCATGGGCATCGGCGTGGCGGCCTACCCTGCGCCGCACCCGGAATCCCCCTCCTTTGCCGAAGACCGCCGCCGCACGGCGGAAAAGCTCCGCGCCGGCGCGGATTTCGCCCTGACCCAGCTTTTTTTTGACGCCCGCGAGTATGAGGATCTGGTGGCCCGGCTGCGCGCCCAGGGCATTGCCATCCCCATTGTGCCCGGCATTCTGCCCATCCAGAGCTTCGATTCCCTGCGTCGGGTGCTTGCCCTGTGCGGGGCCAACATTCCCGGCAAGCTCTACCTTGATCTGGAAGCCGCCGACGCCAGGGGCGGCGCGCAGGCCGTGCGGGAAGTGGGCCTGGCCTTTGCCGTGCGCCAGATCCGTCGTCTGCTGGAAAGCGGCGCGCCGGGCGTGCACCTTTACACCCTCAACAAGGCCGACCTCTGCCTGCGTCTGGCGCAGGAGACGGGGCTGAGCCACGACAAGGCATGCGCCCCTTCGTCCTGA